TCGCCAGCGCGTCGGGCGTGTGGGCGTAGTCGACCAACACCAGAAAGTCCTGGTGCCCGACGGGTTCCAGGCGGCCGGGAATGTGCCGGCATTTGGCCAACCCGGCCCGGACCAGCTCACCGTCGATCCGCAGGCCCAGGCAGACCGCGGCCGCCGCCAGGATGTTCATCGCCTGAAAATCGCCGAGCAGCGGGCAGCCGATTTCCAGTTCCCGATCGCCGTATTGCAGGCGCCCGCGGATTCCGTCGAAATCGCAAATCACCTCGCGCCAGTAAACCTGCCCTTCGCCGCCGAAACCGACCGTCGGCACGGGCGTCGCCTTGCGGATGGTCAGGCCGGCGGGATCCTCCAGGTTGACCGCCGCGAACACGCGGGGTTTGACCGAAGCCGACACCGGCAAAATCTCGTCGAACAGGCGCTTTTTCGCCGCCAGGTAGGCGTCCAGTTCCCCGTGGAAGTCCAGGTGGTCCCGCGAGAGGTTGGTGAACACGCCCACGTCGAATTGACAACCGGTGACCCGGCGAAGTTGCAAGGCATGGCTACTGACTTCCATGACGACCGTATCCACGCCCTTGGCCTTCATTTCGAGCAGGGTTTGCACCAATTCCGGCGCTTCCGGGGTGGTGAAGCGGTTGGGCGTGACGATGCCGTCGTAGTGGGTGTTGACCGTGCCGATGACGCCGACCTCGCGGCCCTGTTCGCGCAGGATGGCCTCGAGCAGGTACGTTACCGAGGTTTTGCCGTTGGTGCCGGTCACGCCGATCAGCGTCAGGTCGGCGGTCGGATCGCCGGCCAGCCGGTGCGCGGCGACGGCGGCGAAACGGCGCGCGTCGGCGACCCGCACCAGGGGGACGCCGCGAGTGTCGATGTCATCCTCGGCGGCGATGGCGACGGCGCCGGCGGCCAGCGCCTGGGGAACGAATTTGGCGCCGTCGGTCTGCTGGCCGCGAATGGCGACGAACAGATCGCCCGGTTGCACCTGACGGGAATCGACGAGCGCCCGCCGCACCTCGACGTCCTGGTTGGCGGCGGCCCACGGCAAATCGGCAATCAGTTGGCTCAGCAGCATCTTGTCCCTCTCTCAACCCTGCGGTGAAAATTCGACCGTGACCTGTCGCGGTTCGGTCAGCCGGGCGCCGGGCGCCGGATCCTGACGCACCGCGACTCCCGAGCCTTGCAGCGACACGTTCAATTTGAGCTGATCCGCCAATTTGCGGGCCATGCGCATCGACAGGCCCAGAAAATTCGGCATCACGTCCTCTTCCGTCGTCACCAGCACCGGGTCGTCATCCACTTCCGCGTCGAGGCGGCGCGTGGCGTGGCTTTCGAGCACGGCGGCCAGCTTGTTCTCTTCCTTCTGTCGCGCGGCGAACACGCCCAAGTAATCGAGCGAGCGCACCGCGATTTCGCGGAAGGCCGGTGCCGCGACGATGCCACCGTAGCCGGTGCCCGCGGGCTCGTCGACCACCACGATGATCCCCAACCGCGGGTCCTCGCCGGGCACCAGGCCGACGAAACTGCCGACGCGCTTGGTCGGGTGATATTTACCGGTCCGCGGGTCCACCTTGTAGGCGGTGCCGGTCTTGCCCGCCACCAGAAAATCCTTCAGCGCCGCCTGCGTACCTGTGCCGCCTTCCTGCGTGACCAGCGTCATCATCTGCACCACTTCACGGGCGACTTTCTCGCTCAACACCCGCCGCACAATCTGCGGATTGTTGCGCTGGATCACCGTGCCGTCCGCCGCGATCACTTCCGACACCAGGTAAGGCTTCATCAGGCGGCCGCCGTTGCCGAGGGTCGCCATGGCGTTGAGCAACTGAATGGAAGTGACGCTGATGCCCTGGCCGTAACCCTGGGTGGCCAGGTCGATCGGATACCAGGTTTCGTAGTTGCGCATCTGACCCGTGGTTTCCACCGAAAAGTCGACGCCGGTCCGCTGGCCGAAACCGAAATTCCGGAACCCTTGAAACATGCCTTTGTTGCCGACGCGCAGGGCGAGCTTGGCGGCGCCGATATTCGAGCTGACGCGAATGATTTCCGCCGGGGTCAGCGCGCCGTGCGCATGCGTATCGTGAATGATGTGGCCGCCGAACGACCACGACCCGCCCTGGCAGTCGATTTTCTCGTCGAGGCGGACCTTGCCGTCTTCCAACGCGATCGCCACGGTGATCGGTTTCATCGTCGAACCGGGCTCGTACATGTCCAGCGTCGGGTGATTGCGCCGGTCGAAGGGCTGGGAACGGCCCGCCTGCTCGGGTAGGAACGACGGGCGATTGGCCATGGCCAGGATTTCGCCGGTGCGCACGTCCATGACCAGCGCCCAGGTCGCCGCCGGGTGGTGCTTTTCCACCACGCCGTCCAGCGCCGTCTCGGCGAACCATTGGATTTTCGAATCCAGCGTCAGGCGCAGGGTACGGCCGTCCTGGCGGCCGACGGTGCGCACGCCCTCGGTATAAAAAGTCTGCCCCTTGGCGTCCTTCATGGCCGCGATGTGGCCCGGCTCGCCGGCCAGGGTCTTATCGAATTTTTGTTCCAGCCCTTCCAGGCCCAGCAGGTCGATGTTGGTGAAGCCGAGCACGGCGGCCGCCATGCCGGCGAACGGATAGCGGCGCTCGGATTCCTTGATCCGACCGACGCCGAGCAACAGTTTGGGATCGGTCTTGTCGAGCACCGCGATCTGTTCCGGCGGCACCTTGCGTTTGATCCATTCGTAGCGGCGGCTGCTTTGCAATTTCTGCAGGACGGTGGCTTCGTCCAGTTTCAGGATCGTGGCGAGGAGATGCGCGGTTTCCGGCGGCGTTTTGACGAATTTCGGATCGACGAAAATCGAGTCGGTATCGATGGTGATGGCCAGGCGTTCGCCGTTGCGGTCGATGATTTCGCCGCGCGGCTTGGCCAGCTCGATCGCGGTGTTGTGGCGGATTTCCGCTTCCTTGGTCAGATCGTCGTGGCAAAAGACGGTGAGATAGACGGCCCGGGTCGTCAGCGCCAGAAAGCCGATCACGAAAATCAGGAAAACGAGGGAAACCCGCAGGCGGCGCATTTCCTCGAAATCGGCCGAGGCGCTGGCGACGACCGGCCGGGCCTGCCAGGAACGGACAAACGCCGGGTGCCGTTGCCGGTAGCGGTTGCGGATGTCGAGGCTAACGGGTCTCACCGATGACGACCACCTGTTCCGGTTTCGGCGCGGCCAGGTTCAGGCTCGGCGCCAGTTTCTCCAGCCGTTCGGGGCTGCGCATCACCTGCCATTGCACACTGAGATCCTCGGTCTCCATTTCCAGCGACCGGACGCGTTCGCTCAAAACCGACATTTCCTTGGCGTAATGGACCGCCTCGCTGCGCACGCGCACCAGCGAAAATACCAGCAGAAACCCGAGCCCCACCGCGCCCACCGTCAGCAGGACGCCGCTCCACCCGATGCGCTCGTCGAGCAGAGACAACAAAAACCGGCGCCAACCGGCCTTTTTCGCGATCGGCCGCCGTTCGCTCCGGGAACGCGAGAAGATCAGTTCCGTCATGATCGCATCCTCACCGCCGCTGTTTTTTTTTTATTTCTTTTCCGCCACCCGCAGCTTGGCGCTGCGAGCCCGCGGATTTCGTTCGATTTCCGCCTCGGTCGGCACGATCGGTTTGCGCGTCAGCACCCGCAACCGCGGCTCTTTACCGCAAACGCAACGCGGCAGGTCGGGCGGACAGGTGCAACCTTTGGCCGCCGCGCGCCATTCCTGCTTCACCAGCCGGTCTTCCAGGCTGTGGTAGGTCACCACCGCCAACCGGCCGCCGGAGCGGACGGCCCGTTCCGCCGCCGCGAGAAACGCGGCCAGCGCGCCCAGTTCGTCGTTCACCGCGATGCGCAGCGCCTGAAAGACCTGCGTCGCCGCGTCGACGTCCCGCCGCCGGGCGCCGCCCACGGCCCGGTGCACCAGCTCGCGCAGCACCGTGCCCGTGAACGGCAATCCCGCCTCGCGATGGGCCAGCACCGCCCGGACCACCGCCGACCAGCGCGGCTCCTCGCCGTACTCGCGCAGGATGCGGCCCAATTCGGCCGCCGGCAGCCGCCGCAGCAGTTCCGCCGCGGTGTGCGGCGCCCGCCGATCCATTCGCATGTCCACTTCCGCCTCGCTGCGAAACGAGAACCCGCGCTCCGGATCGTCGAGCTGAAAGCTGCCGAGGCCCAAATCCGCGCAGATCGCATCGACCGATTCGATTGCGAAAGAACGAAGCACTTCCTCGAGATCACGAAAATTCGCCCGGACAAAGCGAATGTGCCGAAATCGCGCCAGGCGTGTTTGAGTCAGTTGAAGCGCCGCGTCGTCCTGATCGAGCGCGATCACCGTGCCGCTGTCGCCCACCGCTTCCGCGATGGCTTCGGTGTATCCGCCCGCCCCGCAGGTCGCGTCGACCACGACGCTTCCCGCCGATATCCCAATGCCCTCGAGAACCTCCGCCAGCAGCACCGGCAGGTGCGCCGGCATCAGCTCAAGTCCGCCGCCAGGGCGGCTTTCGCCTCCGCGAACTGTTTCGCCGATTCCGCGAAGACCTTGGCCCACGATTCCGCGTCCCAGATCCGGAAGCGGTCCGTGGCGCCCACGACGATGATCTCGTGGTCCAGCCCGGCCTGATCGCGCAGGTGCTGCGGGATCAAGAGCCGCCCCGCTGTATCCAGCGCCACCGCGTGGGCCGGCGTGACGTAGAAGTTGCGAAACACTTCCACCCGCGGGTCCATCTGCGGCCGTTCCTGGAATTTCCGTAAAAACTTATCCCAGACCGGCAGCGGCACGACTTCCAGGCAGGAAAAACCCTGATCCTGGTAGTTGGTCACCACGAGTTGGTCGATCGCCTGCTTTTCGAGGATCTCCCGGTAGGGTTTGGGTACACTGGCCCGACCTTTGATATCGATCTTTATCGGGTAGGTGCCCATGAACTGCACAGGGTTCCTCACACACTTTTTGGGTTTTCATGACACTGGGCGACATTTTGCCCCACCATTTCCCACATGTCAAGAAAAAAAGTTTTCCGAAACGCAACAAACTTGCGATTAAATCAGGCGATTTTTAGGTAGCGGGGGAACGATCCTATATATGGATTTTTCGCATCTTGGATCGTCCATATCTGGGATTTTCGGCAATAAAAGAAACTAGAATTTGCGTTCGAAAAAGTCTTGCAGAATTTCGCGATGATCGAAGGCCAGCGGCAGCGCGAAAGCCTGTTCGCGGTCGAAAATCCCCACGTTTTTCGCATCGTCGGCCGCTTGTGGAGTGCCGGAAGCCGTGGCGAGGAACACCGTGGAGATCGTATGGAACCGTTTGTCGCGGCGCGGATCGGAATAGACGTGAAACTGCC
The sequence above is a segment of the Myxococcales bacterium genome. Coding sequences within it:
- a CDS encoding UDP-N-acetylmuramoyl-L-alanyl-D-glutamate--2,6-diaminopimelate ligase; this translates as MLLSQLIADLPWAAANQDVEVRRALVDSRQVQPGDLFVAIRGQQTDGAKFVPQALAAGAVAIAAEDDIDTRGVPLVRVADARRFAAVAAHRLAGDPTADLTLIGVTGTNGKTSVTYLLEAILREQGREVGVIGTVNTHYDGIVTPNRFTTPEAPELVQTLLEMKAKGVDTVVMEVSSHALQLRRVTGCQFDVGVFTNLSRDHLDFHGELDAYLAAKKRLFDEILPVSASVKPRVFAAVNLEDPAGLTIRKATPVPTVGFGGEGQVYWREVICDFDGIRGRLQYGDRELEIGCPLLGDFQAMNILAAAAVCLGLRIDGELVRAGLAKCRHIPGRLEPVGHQDFLVLVDYAHTPDALANVGSTMRRLARGRLLVVFGCGGDRDRGKRPLMGAAVAQQADLTLVTSDNPRTETPQAIIEQILPGVERMGRRRIEPSEVAGWNNGPVYAVEPDRAKAIQLVVRAARPGDVVLIAGKGHEDYQIIGSARIHFDDREVAAAALAARLKA
- a CDS encoding transpeptidase family protein; translated protein: MRPVSLDIRNRYRQRHPAFVRSWQARPVVASASADFEEMRRLRVSLVFLIFVIGFLALTTRAVYLTVFCHDDLTKEAEIRHNTAIELAKPRGEIIDRNGERLAITIDTDSIFVDPKFVKTPPETAHLLATILKLDEATVLQKLQSSRRYEWIKRKVPPEQIAVLDKTDPKLLLGVGRIKESERRYPFAGMAAAVLGFTNIDLLGLEGLEQKFDKTLAGEPGHIAAMKDAKGQTFYTEGVRTVGRQDGRTLRLTLDSKIQWFAETALDGVVEKHHPAATWALVMDVRTGEILAMANRPSFLPEQAGRSQPFDRRNHPTLDMYEPGSTMKPITVAIALEDGKVRLDEKIDCQGGSWSFGGHIIHDTHAHGALTPAEIIRVSSNIGAAKLALRVGNKGMFQGFRNFGFGQRTGVDFSVETTGQMRNYETWYPIDLATQGYGQGISVTSIQLLNAMATLGNGGRLMKPYLVSEVIAADGTVIQRNNPQIVRRVLSEKVAREVVQMMTLVTQEGGTGTQAALKDFLVAGKTGTAYKVDPRTGKYHPTKRVGSFVGLVPGEDPRLGIIVVVDEPAGTGYGGIVAAPAFREIAVRSLDYLGVFAARQKEENKLAAVLESHATRRLDAEVDDDPVLVTTEEDVMPNFLGLSMRMARKLADQLKLNVSLQGSGVAVRQDPAPGARLTEPRQVTVEFSPQG
- the rsmH gene encoding 16S rRNA (cytosine(1402)-N(4))-methyltransferase RsmH; this translates as MPAHLPVLLAEVLEGIGISAGSVVVDATCGAGGYTEAIAEAVGDSGTVIALDQDDAALQLTQTRLARFRHIRFVRANFRDLEEVLRSFAIESVDAICADLGLGSFQLDDPERGFSFRSEAEVDMRMDRRAPHTAAELLRRLPAAELGRILREYGEEPRWSAVVRAVLAHREAGLPFTGTVLRELVHRAVGGARRRDVDAATQVFQALRIAVNDELGALAAFLAAAERAVRSGGRLAVVTYHSLEDRLVKQEWRAAAKGCTCPPDLPRCVCGKEPRLRVLTRKPIVPTEAEIERNPRARSAKLRVAEKK
- the mraZ gene encoding division/cell wall cluster transcriptional repressor MraZ, with the translated sequence MGTYPIKIDIKGRASVPKPYREILEKQAIDQLVVTNYQDQGFSCLEVVPLPVWDKFLRKFQERPQMDPRVEVFRNFYVTPAHAVALDTAGRLLIPQHLRDQAGLDHEIIVVGATDRFRIWDAESWAKVFAESAKQFAEAKAALAADLS
- a CDS encoding NUDIX hydrolase; its protein translation is MHALPRTPLATVDIIIRLPDEKIVLIERKNPPYGWAIPGGFIDYGESAEEAALREAKEEIGLDVTLERQFHVYSDPRRDKRFHTISTVFLATASGTPQAADDAKNVGIFDREQAFALPLAFDHREILQDFFERKF